A section of the Citrus sinensis cultivar Valencia sweet orange chromosome 8, DVS_A1.0, whole genome shotgun sequence genome encodes:
- the LOC102628736 gene encoding uncharacterized protein LOC102628736, with amino-acid sequence MKLLKLKMHPWWFHFLGNHIACLQLQQSHPHEAATADKPRRVGTIKIVNSDGHVKIYERPIHVSELMMEFPKHLVCRSDSFYIGQKIPTLSENEKLQLGQNYFLLPNQFFQTVFSFVTIASLASRNAFFKKAASCRQPFDIHKSASGCPRIRVSDEFISQLIEQGSCSNKLRGDDDATSLTKVCNTAQLHKDYTQLVGLRRWKPKLETIREKEKNKKRFSSFVMKRRNKLCHQKNQKSTTPDHFVCVTSTKSSSKSSKIKIKSSRKWSIG; translated from the coding sequence ATGAAGCTTTTAAAACTTAAGATGCATCCATGGTGGTTTCATTTTCTCGGAAACCATATTGCCTGCCTGCAACTTCAGCAGAGTCATCCTCATGAGGCAGCTACGGCTGATAAGCCTCGAAGAGTCGGAACAATCAAGATTGTAAACTCAGATGGGCATGTCAAGATATACGAGAGACCAATTCATGTCTCAGAGTTGATGATGGAGTTTCCAAAGCATTTGGTATGCCGTTCTGATTCATTTTACATAGGCCAGAAAATCCCAACCCTTTCTGAAAATGAAAAGCTCCAGCTCGGACAAAACTACTTTCTTCTACCTAACCAATTTTTCCAAACAGTGTTTTCGTTTGTGACCATCGCCTCTTTAGCCTCAAGAAACGCGTTTTTTAAGAAGGCGGCCTCTTGCCGCCAGCCTTTCGATATCCACAAAAGCGCATCTGGGTGTCCCAGAATACGCGTTTCAGACGAGTTTATATCCCAACTAATAGAGCAAGGAAGCTGCAGCAACAAATTAAGAGGTGATGACGATGCTACTAGTTTAACAAAAGTATGCAACACGGCGCAGTTACATAAGGATTACACCCAGCTCGTTGGCCTACGGAGGTGGAAACCAAAGCTGGAGACCattagagagaaagagaaaaacaagaaGAGATTTTCTTCATTTGTGATGAAGAGAAGGAATAAATTATGCCATCAGAAGAATCAGAAATCAACAACACCGGATCATTTCGTTTGTGTAACTTCTACCAAATCTTCATCAAAATCGTCCAAGATCAAgatta